One window of Streptomyces sp. FIT100 genomic DNA carries:
- a CDS encoding ParA family protein: protein MPPARGQGPASALEAVGSVAVRTFAPSPHLPTTAHTMKMMDGQHVNAMAGNESGRESTHFADYDEVPEGHFYDPDAEYEPDPEYAATLAPDAARQRRERIGPTGRPLPYFPIPGPLTDHGPAKIIAMCNQKGGVGKTTSTINLGAALAEYGRRVLLVDFDPQGALSVGLGVNPMELDLTVYNLLMERGMSADEVLLKTAVPNMDLLPSNIDLSAAEVQLVSEVARESTLQRALKPLMQDYDYIVIDCQPSLGLLTVNALTAAHKVIVPLECEFFALRGVALLTETIEKVQERLNPELELDGILATMYDSRTVHSREVLARVVEAFDDHVYHTVIGRTVRFPETTVAGEPITTYASNSVGAAAYRQLAREVLARCHAE from the coding sequence GTGCCCCCGGCGCGGGGCCAGGGTCCTGCGTCCGCGCTCGAAGCTGTCGGCTCCGTCGCTGTCCGTACCTTCGCGCCCAGCCCGCACCTGCCGACGACAGCCCACACGATGAAGATGATGGACGGCCAACACGTGAACGCCATGGCCGGCAACGAGAGTGGCCGAGAGTCCACCCACTTCGCCGACTACGACGAGGTGCCCGAGGGGCACTTCTACGACCCAGACGCCGAGTACGAGCCCGACCCGGAGTACGCGGCCACGCTCGCGCCCGACGCGGCCCGTCAGCGCCGTGAGCGGATCGGCCCCACCGGACGGCCGCTGCCGTACTTCCCGATCCCGGGCCCGCTGACCGACCACGGCCCCGCGAAGATCATCGCGATGTGCAACCAGAAGGGCGGCGTCGGCAAGACGACGTCCACCATCAACCTGGGTGCGGCGCTCGCGGAGTACGGACGCCGTGTCCTGCTCGTCGACTTCGACCCGCAGGGGGCGCTGTCGGTGGGCCTGGGCGTCAACCCGATGGAGCTCGACCTCACGGTCTACAACCTGCTCATGGAGCGGGGCATGTCCGCGGACGAGGTCCTCCTGAAGACCGCCGTGCCCAACATGGACCTGCTGCCGAGCAATATCGACCTGTCCGCTGCGGAAGTGCAGCTGGTGAGCGAGGTCGCCCGCGAGTCGACGCTGCAGCGGGCGCTGAAGCCGCTGATGCAGGACTACGACTACATCGTGATCGACTGCCAGCCGTCGCTCGGTCTGCTGACGGTGAACGCGCTCACGGCGGCGCACAAGGTGATCGTTCCGCTGGAGTGCGAGTTCTTCGCGCTGCGCGGTGTCGCGCTGCTGACGGAGACGATCGAGAAGGTGCAGGAGCGGCTCAACCCCGAGCTGGAGCTCGACGGCATCCTCGCCACGATGTACGACTCGCGCACGGTGCACAGCCGTGAGGTCCTGGCGCGGGTGGTCGAGGCGTTCGACGACCACGTCTACCACACGGTCATCGGGCGCACGGTGCGCTTCCCGGAGACCACGGTCGCGGGTGAGCCGATCACGACGTACGCGTCCAACTCGGTCGGCGCAGCCGCCTATCGCCAGCTCGCCAGGGAGGTGCTCGCCCGGTGTCACGCCGAGTGA
- the ald gene encoding alanine dehydrogenase — translation MKVGIPREVKNNEFRVAITPAGVHELVRNGHQVFIEANAGVGSSITDAEYVAAGAQILPTADEVWATADLLLKVKEPIAEEYHRLRKDQTLFTYLHLAASRECTDALLESGTTAIAYETVELPNRALPLLAPMSEVAGRLAPQVGAYHLMASAGGRGVLPGGVPGTAAGECVVIGGGVSGWNATQIAVGLGFHVTLLDRDINKLREADKIFGSKVKTVVSNAFELEKAVVQADLVVGAVLIPGAKAPKLVTNELVAKMKPGSVLVDIAIDQGGCFEDSHATTHAEPTFTVHDSVFYCVANMPGAVPNTSTYALTNATLPYIVSLANNGWVDALRRDPALAKGLNTHDGKVVYKEVAEAHGLDSVELSSLLG, via the coding sequence GTGAAGGTCGGCATCCCCCGCGAGGTCAAGAACAACGAGTTCCGGGTGGCGATCACCCCTGCCGGAGTGCACGAGCTCGTGCGCAACGGCCACCAGGTCTTCATCGAGGCCAACGCCGGTGTCGGCTCCTCGATCACGGACGCGGAGTACGTCGCCGCCGGTGCGCAGATCCTGCCCACGGCCGATGAGGTCTGGGCCACCGCCGACCTGCTGCTGAAGGTCAAGGAGCCCATCGCGGAGGAGTACCACCGCCTCCGCAAGGACCAGACCCTCTTCACGTATCTGCACCTTGCCGCCTCCCGCGAGTGCACGGACGCCCTCCTGGAGTCCGGCACCACCGCCATCGCCTACGAGACGGTCGAGCTGCCGAACCGCGCCCTGCCGCTGCTGGCCCCGATGTCCGAGGTCGCGGGCCGGCTCGCCCCGCAGGTCGGCGCGTACCACCTGATGGCCTCCGCCGGCGGCCGTGGCGTGCTGCCGGGCGGTGTCCCCGGCACCGCCGCCGGTGAGTGCGTCGTCATCGGCGGTGGCGTCTCCGGCTGGAACGCCACGCAGATCGCCGTCGGCCTGGGCTTCCACGTGACCCTGCTCGACCGTGACATCAACAAGCTGCGCGAGGCCGACAAGATCTTCGGCTCCAAGGTCAAGACCGTCGTCTCCAACGCCTTCGAGCTGGAGAAGGCCGTCGTCCAGGCCGACCTCGTCGTCGGTGCCGTCCTCATCCCGGGCGCCAAGGCCCCGAAACTGGTCACCAACGAGCTCGTCGCCAAGATGAAGCCCGGAAGTGTCCTTGTCGACATTGCGATCGACCAGGGCGGCTGCTTCGAGGACTCGCACGCGACCACCCACGCCGAGCCGACCTTCACGGTGCACGACTCGGTCTTCTACTGCGTCGCCAACATGCCCGGCGCGGTGCCCAACACCTCCACGTACGCGCTGACCAACGCCACGCTGCCGTACATCGTGTCGCTGGCCAACAACGGCTGGGTCGATGCGCTGCGCCGTGACCCCGCCCTGGCCAAGGGCCTCAACACCCATGACGGCAAGGTCGTCTACAAGGAGGTCGCCGAGGCGCACGGCCTCGACTCCGTCGAGCTGAGCTCGCTCCTCGGCTGA
- a CDS encoding NUDIX hydrolase gives MTIKDTPEEWQVTATSTPFRGNKTSVRTDDVVMPDGTVARRDYQVHPGSVAVLALDEDDRVLVLRQYRHPVRQKLWEIPAGLLDIPGENPLTAAQRELYEEAHVKAVDWRVLTDVYTTPGGCDEAVRIFLARDLSEAEGERFQVSEEEADMELARVPLKDLVRGALAGELHNNCLVVGVLALTAALSGDGIAALRPAEAPWPARPFGA, from the coding sequence ATGACCATCAAGGACACCCCTGAGGAGTGGCAGGTCACGGCGACCTCGACCCCCTTCAGGGGAAACAAGACGAGTGTCCGCACCGACGACGTGGTCATGCCCGACGGCACGGTCGCGCGCCGCGACTACCAGGTCCACCCCGGCTCGGTGGCGGTGCTCGCGCTCGACGAGGACGACCGCGTCCTCGTACTGCGCCAGTACCGCCACCCCGTGCGCCAGAAGCTCTGGGAGATCCCGGCGGGCCTGCTCGACATCCCCGGCGAGAACCCCCTGACGGCGGCCCAGCGCGAGCTGTACGAGGAGGCGCACGTCAAGGCCGTCGACTGGCGCGTGCTGACGGACGTCTACACGACGCCGGGCGGCTGCGACGAGGCCGTACGGATCTTCCTCGCCCGCGATCTGTCCGAGGCGGAGGGCGAGCGCTTCCAGGTCTCCGAGGAGGAGGCCGACATGGAGCTGGCACGGGTGCCCCTGAAGGATCTCGTGCGGGGCGCGCTGGCGGGTGAGCTGCACAACAACTGCCTGGTGGTGGGCGTGCTCGCGCTGACCGCCGCGCTCTCGGGCGACGGCATCGCCGCGCTGCGCCCGGCAGAGGCGCCCTGGCCCGCCCGGCCGTTCGGGGCGTAG
- a CDS encoding CTP synthase gives MPPAAFRNSTATTTKHIFVTGGVASSLGKGLTASSLGALLKARGLRVTMQKLDPYLNVDPGTMNPFQHGEVFVTNDGAETDLDIGHYERFLDVDLDGSANVTTGQVYSTVIAKERRGEYLGDTVQVIPHITNEIKHRIRRMATDDVDVVITEVGGTVGDIESQPFLETVRQVRHEVGRDNVFVVHISLLPYIGPSGELKTKPTQHSVAALRSIGIQPDAIVLRADRDVPTAIKRKISLMCDVDEAAVVAAIDAKSIYDIPKVLHTEGLDAYVVRKLDLPFRDVDWTTWDDLLDRVHNPDHEVSVALVGKYIDLPDAYLSVTEALRAGGFANRARVKIKWVTSDDCKTPADAARQLGDVDAICIPGGFGDRGVSGKVGAIQFARENKVPLLGLCLGLQCIVIEAARNLAEIPEANSTEFDSATVHPVISTMEEQLAYVEGAGDLGGTMRLGLYPAKLAEGSIVREVYANEPYVEERHRHRYEVNNAYRAELEKKAGIVFSGTSPDNKLVEYVEYPREVHPYLVATQAHPELRSRPTRPHPLFAGLIKAAVERKSGN, from the coding sequence ATGCCGCCCGCTGCTTTTCGAAACAGCACAGCCACGACGACCAAGCACATCTTCGTCACCGGGGGTGTCGCCTCCTCCCTCGGCAAGGGCCTGACCGCCTCGAGCCTGGGTGCGCTGCTCAAGGCGCGGGGTCTGCGGGTCACGATGCAGAAGCTCGACCCGTACCTGAACGTCGACCCCGGCACCATGAACCCGTTCCAGCACGGCGAGGTGTTCGTCACCAACGACGGAGCCGAGACCGACCTGGACATCGGCCACTACGAGCGCTTCCTCGACGTCGACCTCGACGGCTCGGCCAACGTCACCACCGGCCAGGTCTACTCGACCGTCATCGCCAAGGAGCGGCGCGGCGAGTACCTCGGCGACACGGTGCAGGTCATCCCGCACATCACCAACGAGATCAAGCACCGCATCCGGCGTATGGCCACGGACGACGTGGACGTCGTGATCACCGAGGTCGGCGGCACGGTCGGCGACATCGAGTCCCAGCCGTTCCTGGAGACCGTCCGCCAGGTCCGCCACGAGGTCGGCCGGGACAACGTCTTTGTGGTGCACATCTCGCTGCTGCCGTACATCGGCCCCTCGGGCGAGCTGAAGACCAAGCCGACGCAGCACTCGGTCGCCGCGCTGCGCAGCATCGGTATCCAGCCGGACGCGATCGTGCTGCGCGCCGACCGTGACGTACCGACCGCGATCAAGCGCAAGATCTCGCTGATGTGCGACGTCGACGAGGCCGCCGTGGTCGCCGCGATCGACGCCAAGTCGATCTACGACATCCCGAAGGTGCTGCACACCGAGGGCCTGGACGCGTACGTCGTGCGCAAGCTGGACCTGCCGTTCCGCGACGTCGACTGGACGACCTGGGACGATCTGCTGGACCGCGTCCACAACCCCGACCACGAGGTCAGTGTCGCGCTCGTCGGCAAGTACATCGACCTGCCCGACGCCTACCTCTCGGTGACGGAGGCCCTGCGCGCCGGCGGCTTCGCCAACCGCGCCCGGGTCAAGATCAAGTGGGTCACCTCGGACGACTGCAAGACCCCGGCGGACGCGGCCAGGCAGCTCGGCGACGTGGACGCGATCTGCATCCCCGGCGGCTTCGGCGACCGCGGCGTCAGCGGCAAGGTCGGCGCGATCCAGTTCGCCCGCGAGAACAAGGTGCCGCTGCTGGGCCTGTGCCTGGGCCTCCAGTGCATCGTGATCGAGGCCGCGCGCAATCTGGCCGAGATCCCCGAGGCCAACTCGACCGAGTTCGACTCCGCCACCGTCCACCCCGTCATCTCCACCATGGAGGAGCAGCTGGCGTACGTGGAGGGTGCGGGCGACCTCGGCGGAACGATGCGCCTCGGGCTCTACCCTGCGAAGCTCGCCGAGGGCTCGATCGTCCGCGAGGTCTACGCCAACGAGCCGTACGTCGAGGAGCGCCACCGCCACCGCTACGAGGTGAACAACGCCTACCGCGCGGAGCTGGAGAAGAAGGCCGGCATCGTCTTCTCGGGCACGTCCCCGGACAACAAGCTCGTCGAGTACGTCGAGTACCCGCGCGAGGTGCACCCGTACCTGGTCGCCACCCAGGCCCACCCGGAGCTGCGCTCCCGCCCGACCCGCCCGCACCCGCTCTTCGCGGGCCTGATCAAGGCCGCGGTGGAGCGCAAGTCGGGCAACTGA
- a CDS encoding glycoside hydrolase family 15 protein — MAGRIEDYALIGDMQTAALVCRDGTVDWLCLPRFDSHAIFAGLLGTEEHGFWRLGPAFPGHAEPPTASRRRYRGDSLILESEWDTPRGTVRVTDFMPPRDGAPQLIRIVEGVSGRVPMRSALRMRFSYGRVVPWVHKIDNRTVAVAGPDSVWLDTPTDTYGKDLTTYSDFTVSPGDRLAFTISWQPSHHQPPALPDPEGSLEATEDFWREWVEHCTYHGPYRESVVRSLITLKALTYAPTGGIVAAPTTSLPEEIGGVRNWDYRYTWLRDAAITLSSLLRTGYREEARAWREWLLRAVAGDPENLQIMYGIAGERELGEAELDWLPGYEGSAPVRVGNGAANQLQLDVYGEVTEALHLAHMTGLSRNDYASVLQLKLIRYLEDHWDQPDEGIWEVRGPRRHFVHSKVMAWVAVDRTIKLIESGDADGPLERWRELRDDIHRDVCEKGYDKERNTFTQSYGSKELDASLLLIPQMGFLPPDDKRVIGTIEAIQRELSTPDGFVLRYPTAGDEAGVDGLEGDEGAFLACSFWLADDLAMIGRVDEARRLFEKLLSLRNDLGLLAEEWDPRLQRQVGNFPQAFSHVPLIDTALRLTASGAYGG; from the coding sequence GTGGCCGGGCGCATCGAGGACTACGCACTCATCGGAGACATGCAGACCGCAGCCCTGGTCTGCCGGGACGGCACGGTCGACTGGCTGTGCCTGCCCCGCTTCGACTCACATGCGATCTTCGCCGGACTGCTCGGCACCGAGGAACACGGTTTCTGGCGGCTGGGGCCCGCCTTCCCGGGCCATGCCGAGCCCCCCACCGCCAGCCGCCGCCGCTACCGGGGCGACTCGCTGATCCTGGAGTCCGAGTGGGACACCCCGCGGGGCACGGTCAGAGTGACCGATTTCATGCCGCCGCGTGACGGGGCTCCGCAGCTGATCCGGATCGTGGAGGGCGTCAGCGGCCGGGTGCCGATGCGGTCCGCGCTGCGGATGCGCTTCTCCTACGGCCGGGTCGTGCCGTGGGTGCACAAGATCGACAACCGGACGGTCGCGGTCGCCGGCCCCGACTCCGTGTGGCTGGACACGCCGACGGACACGTACGGCAAGGACCTCACGACGTACTCGGACTTCACCGTCTCCCCCGGCGACCGGCTCGCGTTCACGATCAGCTGGCAGCCCTCCCACCACCAGCCGCCCGCGCTGCCCGACCCCGAGGGGTCGCTGGAGGCGACGGAGGACTTCTGGCGCGAGTGGGTCGAGCACTGCACGTACCACGGCCCGTACCGCGAGTCGGTCGTCCGCTCGCTGATCACGCTCAAGGCCCTGACGTACGCACCGACCGGCGGGATCGTCGCGGCGCCGACGACCTCGCTGCCGGAGGAGATCGGCGGCGTACGGAACTGGGACTACCGCTACACCTGGCTGCGGGACGCGGCGATCACCCTCTCCTCGCTGCTGCGCACCGGCTACCGGGAAGAGGCCCGGGCCTGGCGCGAGTGGCTGCTGCGCGCCGTCGCGGGCGACCCGGAGAACCTGCAGATCATGTACGGCATCGCGGGCGAGCGCGAGCTCGGCGAGGCGGAGCTGGACTGGCTGCCCGGGTACGAGGGCTCCGCCCCGGTCCGGGTCGGCAACGGCGCGGCCAACCAGCTCCAGCTCGATGTGTACGGCGAGGTCACCGAGGCCCTGCACCTCGCGCACATGACCGGGCTCTCCCGCAACGACTACGCGTCCGTCCTCCAGTTGAAGCTGATCCGCTACCTGGAGGACCACTGGGACCAGCCCGACGAGGGCATCTGGGAGGTCCGCGGGCCGCGCCGGCACTTCGTGCACTCCAAGGTCATGGCCTGGGTCGCCGTCGACCGCACGATCAAGCTGATCGAGTCGGGCGACGCGGACGGCCCGCTGGAGCGCTGGCGCGAGCTGCGCGACGACATCCACCGTGATGTCTGCGAGAAGGGCTACGACAAGGAGCGGAACACCTTCACGCAGTCCTACGGCTCCAAGGAGCTGGACGCGTCTCTGCTGCTGATCCCGCAGATGGGCTTCCTGCCGCCGGACGACAAGCGCGTCATCGGCACGATCGAGGCGATCCAGCGGGAGCTCTCCACGCCCGACGGCTTCGTCCTGCGCTACCCGACGGCGGGCGACGAGGCCGGCGTCGACGGCCTCGAAGGCGACGAGGGCGCGTTCCTGGCGTGCTCGTTCTGGCTCGCGGACGACCTGGCGATGATCGGCCGCGTGGACGAGGCCCGCCGGCTCTTCGAGAAGCTGCTCTCGCTGCGGAACGATCTCGGTCTGCTCGCCGAGGAGTGGGACCCGCGCCTCCAGCGCCAGGTGGGCAACTTCCCCCAGGCGTTCAGCCACGTCCCGCTGATCGACACGGCCCTGCGGCTGACCGCCTCCGGCGCGTACGGGGGCTGA
- a CDS encoding FAD-binding oxidoreductase, with product MAPQGISGPALDGLREALAGEAVTPADAGYDEARTVFNGMIDRRPSVIVQCESAADVATAIRFGREHGLELAVRGGGHSVAGLAATDGGLVVDLRRMHAVTVDPQARTARVGGGATMSHLDRATQPFALATTGGRASTTGVGGFTLGGGSGWLERKFGLACDNLIAVDLVTADGAEVRASEDENPELFWALHGGGGNFGVATSITLKLHPLPAMSVAFLFFPAARGGDVLPVYREVLESAPDELGGGFIYLTGPPEEFMPEDLMGRAVCLVLVTYAGTEPALRKAAAPLLGLGHAAEVVTELPYAELQCMIDDPPGLRNYWSAEYLRALPDDAVDAFCARADSMIVPSNSQHILFPMGGALARGDSRYPVPWRTAEWVSHPFAIWDRADDDERGRQWVRDARQDVRPWSIGLVYLNFIGNEGAERVVAGFGAENYRRLASVKTQYDPGNVFRLNHNIKPG from the coding sequence ATGGCGCCCCAAGGCATATCGGGACCGGCCCTGGACGGGCTCCGCGAAGCCCTGGCCGGCGAGGCCGTCACCCCGGCCGACGCGGGCTACGACGAAGCCCGCACCGTGTTCAACGGGATGATCGACCGGCGGCCCTCGGTGATCGTCCAGTGCGAGTCGGCCGCCGACGTGGCGACCGCCATCCGCTTCGGCCGGGAGCACGGGCTGGAGCTGGCCGTCCGCGGCGGCGGCCACAGCGTCGCCGGCCTGGCGGCCACCGACGGCGGGCTCGTCGTCGATCTGCGCCGGATGCACGCGGTCACCGTCGACCCGCAGGCCCGCACGGCGCGGGTCGGGGGCGGCGCGACGATGAGCCATCTGGACCGCGCCACCCAGCCGTTCGCGCTGGCGACCACCGGCGGCCGCGCCTCGACGACCGGTGTCGGCGGCTTCACCCTTGGCGGCGGATCGGGCTGGCTGGAGCGGAAGTTCGGGCTGGCCTGCGACAATCTGATCGCCGTCGATCTGGTGACGGCCGACGGGGCCGAGGTCCGCGCGAGCGAGGACGAGAACCCGGAGCTGTTCTGGGCGCTGCACGGCGGCGGCGGCAACTTCGGCGTGGCGACGTCGATCACGCTGAAGCTGCATCCGCTGCCCGCGATGTCCGTCGCCTTCCTGTTCTTCCCGGCCGCGCGGGGCGGCGACGTACTCCCCGTCTACCGCGAGGTGCTGGAGTCCGCGCCGGACGAGCTCGGCGGCGGGTTCATCTATCTGACCGGCCCGCCCGAGGAGTTCATGCCCGAGGACCTGATGGGGCGGGCCGTGTGCCTGGTGCTGGTCACGTACGCGGGAACCGAGCCCGCGCTGCGGAAGGCGGCCGCGCCGCTGCTCGGCCTCGGCCACGCGGCCGAGGTCGTCACGGAGCTGCCGTACGCCGAGCTCCAGTGCATGATCGACGACCCGCCGGGCCTGCGGAACTACTGGTCCGCGGAGTATCTGCGGGCGCTTCCCGACGACGCCGTGGACGCCTTCTGCGCCCGCGCGGACAGCATGATCGTGCCGTCGAACTCGCAGCACATCCTGTTCCCGATGGGCGGCGCGCTGGCCCGCGGGGACTCCCGCTACCCGGTGCCCTGGCGGACCGCCGAATGGGTCTCGCACCCGTTCGCGATCTGGGACCGCGCCGACGACGACGAACGCGGCAGGCAGTGGGTCCGTGACGCACGGCAGGACGTCAGACCGTGGTCGATCGGCCTGGTCTACCTGAACTTCATCGGCAACGAGGGCGCCGAGCGGGTCGTGGCCGGTTTCGGCGCCGAGAACTACCGGCGGCTCGCCTCGGTGAAGACGCAGTACGACCCCGGCAATGTGTTCAGGCTGAACCACAACATCAAGCCGGGCTGA
- a CDS encoding PucR family transcriptional regulator — METQGGITVQRALELPGLRGGLPEVVAGADGLNRTVRWVHAGEVPNIASLLKGGELLLTTGLGLGTRPAEQRAFVRRLADRGIAALVVELGPRFTRLPASIVDAARAAGLPLIQLHREVPFVSVTEEVHTEIVNHHYALLQRAEEVHRRCTEALLGGGGIPQVLRILADFTANPVFLETADGQLLYAAGSESGPAAADPLQVWEGLRGQRAAREAGPPAGAVLVDVPGGGHGTAAVRARLVLLAVSGPLQPVHRMAAERTAGVLAVVLMQARQEEELAARGRGDFLTDLAEGRISAEDAPEQARVLGFKPGGGPLLPVVMRLAPEPVPSGSWSLLARAVLEELSSVGVPVLLGVRPVEGRVPLLLGLRSEPERTAVADRVAAALRAGLERAGMERAGARPPVVVVGVAGGWAAASAGLRHAAETATAAQGLADRPWYDARRLDIDLLLWRLRDQPDLAAFVDRAIGPLRDHDRTSRPPLLPTLETYLAHTGRKAETARELHLNRQTLYNRLARISELLGTDLDDPQTVLALSLALRARRHTS, encoded by the coding sequence ATGGAAACACAGGGCGGGATCACCGTGCAGCGGGCGCTGGAGCTGCCAGGGCTCCGCGGCGGGCTCCCGGAGGTCGTCGCCGGTGCCGACGGGCTGAACCGGACCGTGCGCTGGGTGCACGCCGGTGAGGTGCCGAACATCGCCTCGCTGCTCAAGGGCGGCGAACTCCTGCTCACCACCGGCCTCGGCCTCGGCACCCGGCCCGCCGAACAGCGCGCCTTCGTACGGCGGCTCGCGGACCGCGGCATCGCGGCCCTGGTCGTCGAGCTCGGCCCGCGCTTCACCCGGCTGCCCGCCAGCATCGTCGACGCGGCGCGCGCCGCGGGCCTGCCGCTGATCCAGCTGCACCGCGAGGTGCCGTTCGTCTCGGTGACGGAAGAGGTCCACACCGAGATCGTCAACCACCACTACGCGCTGCTCCAGCGCGCCGAGGAGGTGCACCGGCGGTGCACCGAGGCGCTCCTCGGCGGCGGCGGGATCCCCCAGGTGCTGCGGATCCTCGCGGACTTCACGGCCAACCCGGTGTTCCTGGAGACCGCGGACGGGCAGCTGCTGTACGCCGCGGGCAGCGAGTCCGGCCCGGCCGCCGCCGATCCGCTCCAGGTGTGGGAGGGCCTGCGCGGCCAGCGGGCAGCGCGCGAGGCCGGCCCGCCGGCCGGCGCCGTACTGGTCGATGTGCCCGGCGGCGGGCACGGGACCGCCGCGGTGCGCGCCCGTCTGGTCCTCCTCGCCGTCTCGGGGCCGCTCCAGCCGGTGCACCGCATGGCGGCGGAGCGTACGGCCGGTGTGCTCGCCGTGGTGCTCATGCAGGCCCGCCAGGAGGAGGAGCTGGCGGCGCGCGGGCGCGGCGACTTCCTCACCGACCTCGCCGAGGGCCGCATCTCGGCGGAGGACGCGCCGGAACAGGCCAGGGTGCTCGGCTTCAAGCCGGGCGGAGGGCCGCTGCTGCCGGTGGTGATGCGACTGGCCCCTGAGCCCGTGCCCTCGGGGAGCTGGTCGCTGCTCGCCCGCGCGGTACTCGAAGAGCTGTCGTCCGTCGGCGTCCCGGTCCTGCTGGGCGTACGTCCCGTCGAGGGCCGGGTGCCGCTGCTGCTCGGCCTGCGCTCCGAGCCGGAGCGCACGGCGGTGGCGGACCGGGTCGCCGCGGCCCTGCGCGCCGGTCTCGAACGCGCGGGCATGGAGCGGGCCGGCGCCCGTCCGCCGGTCGTCGTGGTGGGCGTCGCGGGCGGCTGGGCGGCGGCGTCCGCGGGCCTGCGGCACGCCGCCGAGACGGCCACGGCGGCCCAGGGCCTCGCCGACCGGCCCTGGTACGACGCGCGCCGCCTCGACATCGACCTGCTGCTGTGGCGGCTGCGGGACCAACCGGACCTGGCGGCCTTCGTGGACCGTGCGATCGGCCCTCTGCGGGACCACGACCGCACGTCGCGCCCGCCGCTGCTGCCCACCCTGGAGACGTATCTGGCGCACACGGGCCGCAAGGCGGAGACGGCCCGCGAACTCCACCTCAACCGCCAGACCCTCTACAACCGGCTGGCCCGCATCTCGGAGCTGCTGGGCACGGACCTGGACGATCCGCAGACGGTGCTTGCACTGTCCCTGGCCCTGCGGGCCCGGCGACACACGTCGTAG